One window of the Lytechinus variegatus isolate NC3 chromosome 3, Lvar_3.0, whole genome shotgun sequence genome contains the following:
- the LOC121412204 gene encoding angiotensin-converting enzyme-like: MRRIYHNGKVCAGRTFLGRPRTRHRCLQIEPDLTDLMAMSRDANELLWAWKGWRDAVGRPMRDLYPIYVNLSNVAAVNKGFSNEGESWLHRYEDPDFIDDIDYLWESIKPLYLQVHAYVRRRLVDYYGSDVVDLHGPIPAHLLGNMWAQEWNNIYDIVEPYPGHGAIDVTNEMKDLGWTAENMFTVANQFFTSLGLESMPRSFWAKSMMVKPRNREVSCHGSSLDFYKNKDVRIKMCTEVNMQDLFTVHHEMGHCQYYLQYRNQHALFRDGANPGFHEAVGDTVSLSVITPSYLNRIGLLQQSLSNHTESNINFLMKLALFKLVFLPYGLLVDKWRWQAFKGEIQPNDYNQAWWNLRKQYQGIQAPIPRSPHDFDPGAKFHVATGTPYVRYFVSFVIQFQFHKALCDAKGEQGPLHLCNIYNSKEAGRKFRSMLKMGASKPWHDAMEVMTGQRKMDAKPLLEYIQPLTEWLRNENQGKFVGWT; the protein is encoded by the exons ATGAGAAGAATATATCACAATGGCAAGGTTTGTGCGGGTCGCACCTTTCTCGGTAGGCCTCGGACAAGACATCGTTGTCTACAAATCGAACCAGATCTAACTGACCTAATGGCGATGTCACGTGATGCCAATGAGTTGCTGTGGGCGTGGAAAGGCTGGCGAGATGCAGTCGGTAGACCAATGAGAGACCTTTATCCAATATATGTGAATCTATCCAACGTAGCTGCTGTGAATAAAG GTTTTTCAAACGAAGGGGAATCATGGCTGCATAGATACGAAGATCCTGATTTTATTGATGATATCGACTATCTTTGGGAGTCTATAAAGCCGCTGTATTTACAAGTGCACGCTTACGTCAGGCGAAGACTCGTTGATTATTATGGATCAGATGTTGTAGATCTACATGGACCAATCCCTGCCCATCTCCTTG GTAACATGTGGGCACAGGAATGGAATAATATCTACGACATCGTGGAACCATATCCGGGTCATGGCGCAATTGATGTCACCAATGAAATGAAAGATCTCGGATGGACAGCAGAAAACATGTTCACTGTTGCTAATCA ATTCTTTACATCACTTGGGCTTGAATCAATGCCAAGGAGTTTCTGGGCTAAGTCTATGATGGTTAAACCAAGAAATCGTGAAGTATCATGCCACGGAAGCTCTCTTGATTTCTACAAAAATAAAGATGTGAG gaTCAAGATGTGCACAGAAGTTAACATGCAGGATCTCTTCACTGTCCATCATGAGATGGGACATTGTCAATACTACCTACAGTACAGGAATCAACATGCTCTCTTTCGTGATGGAGCCAACCCTGGGTTCCACGAAGCAGTAGGGGATACTGTTTCTCTGTCGGTTATTACACCAAGCTATCTGAACCGAATTGGTCTCCTCCAACAGTCTCTATCCAATCACACAg AATCCAATATTAACTTTCTAATGAAGTTGGCGCTATTCAAGCTGGTATTTCTGCCGTATGGACTGCTTGTTGATAAATGGCGATGGCAGGCTTTTAAAGGCGAAATACAACCAAATGATTACAACCAAGCCTGGTGGAATCTAAG GAAACAATACCAAGGGATTCAGGCACCAATACCACGCAGTCCTCATGACTTTGACCCAGGGGCGAAGTTTCACGTAGCAACGGGTACACCGTACGTCAG ATATTTCGTTAGTTTCGTTATTCAGTTCCAATTCCACAAAGCACTGTGCGACGCTAAAGGAGAACAGGGCCCATTACATCTATGCAACATCTATAATTCTAAAGAAGCTGGAAGAAAATTTAG GTCTATGCTGAAGATGGGTGCCAGTAAACCTTGGCATGACGCTATGGAGGTCATGACTGGCCAACGCAAAATGGATGCCAAACCTCTCCTAGAATATATTCAGCCTCTTACCGAATGGCTGCGGAATGAAAACCAGGGGAAATTTGTTGGATGGACCTGA
- the LOC121412013 gene encoding angiotensin-converting enzyme-like — protein sequence MTKWKVIAITLAVICAVVALSYAYDVIDMTTAEEMTEEFTNKLPRLACSAPSSRMCGHFNKTGKIRDPELGRYWLKHYVNTAYVEAKYRNAQGSWNYETNITKGNAKEMHRIIDIASSLMAVVKAQTEMLDPANLDEISKRIISFMMDGGFYSTNEHAREASAVQDNMTTIFATGKVCRERKLPNKKRSEICMHMEPGLQHFMSISRDYDKLLWAWKGWHDAVGPKIGKLYPTYVSLSNEAARNGGYEDYGGELRSTYEDPNFIEEIDALWNTVKPMYLQIHAFTRRRLVEKYGADKVNSTGPIPAHLLGNMWAQKWGQIYDLLTPYPGHGVVDVTEEMQKQKWTVNKMFHAANDFFKSLGWRSMPEAFWEKSLLERPHDRQVECHGSAFDFYKNREVRIKMCTEITMEDLYTAHHEMGHCQYFLHYRHQHAELRGGANPGFHEAVGDTIALSVVTPDYLHHLGLLATDEVDEELQINYLMRVALDKISFLPFGLLIDKWRWKVFSGEIKPDNYNTAWWQMRRYYQGLESPIERKQTDFDPGAKYHIASGTPYIRYFVSFIVQFQFHQKLCEISNSTKPLHLCNNYNSKEAGQKFGSMLKMGMSKPWQDAMEELTGQRRMDASAIIEYFQPLIKWLTDENEKNNEKIGWDYRKVEITTKMELIVKMVFLSTMTMVLISITVGLSTTDQSENNQEHGSNYNETQFEIFLEEFNQRAMDVYSYSIEKSWIYNTNITEYNRHQMIEASVTTGSFSNHMRERALVFNDTNFTDTNQRHYRRLVYVGNAALKNVSEMEEGANLVARMKGRYSTGKVCKEDGTCYNLNPGLSKIMASSRNYSELLWAWDSWRAAVGPANRQDFVRYVVLKNKVAVANGESNAATYWQSAYGNETFPVMVEELYQQIRPLYEQLHAYVRRKLYGVYGPKYINLRGPIPAHIVGNMWAQTWGGLYDICKPFPNKARVDVTKSMVEKNYTTSKMFEMANEFFTSLGLISVPTSFWNDSMFVRPTHGRSVNCHPSAWDFYNQVDFRIKMCTSITVEDLNTIHHELGHIQYYLQYKDQHVHFRGGANPAFHEAVGDVMSLSAATPGHLYTIGLLDEIEYDEEADLNHLMKVALTKIAFLPFGYLMDQWRWSVFDGTTPPSKYNQEWWKLRLKYQGIIPPNERSEDDFDPAAKYHISAGVPYIRYFVSFFLQFQFHDALCKAAGHDGPLHRCDIYRSREAGSLLSNMLSKGSSHSWNEALEAMTGSPEMNATALVSYFQPLMEYLRKENERNNETLGWPEIYTPFDPSCGVRIGTMSPSTFILVLSSSVLWTRLHYL from the exons ATGACGAAGTGGAAGGTGATTGCGATAACGCTGGCAGTGATTTGCGCCGTTGTAGCACTTTCCTATGCTTATGACGTCATCGATATGACGACTGCTGAAGAAATGACTGAGGAGTTTACCAATAAGCTTCCCCGGTTAGCATGTTCGGCACCTTCTTCACGTATGTGTGGGCATTTTAATAAGACAG GCAAGATTCGTGATCCGGAGTTGGGACGATACTGGCTTAAACATTATGTGAACACTGCATACGTGGAGGCCAAGTACAGGAATGCTCAAGGCTCGTGGAACTATGAAACAAATATTACGAAAGGAAATGCAAAA GAAATGCATCGCATTATAGACATTGCAAGCTCTTTGATGGCAGTTGTTAAGGCTCAAACGGAAATGTTGGACCCAGCCAATCTTGATGAGATAAGTAAGAGAATCATATCATTCATGATGGATGGTGGATTTTATTCAACGAATGAACATGCTCG GGAAGCAAGTGCGGTCCAGGATAATATGACTACCATTTTTGCAACAGGAAAAGTTTGTCGAGAGAGAAAGCTACCAAATAAGAAACGATCGGAGATATGTATGCACATGGAACCAGGCCTTCAGCACTTTATGAGCATATCACGTGATTATGACAAGCTGTTATGGGCGTGGAAAGGATGGCATGACGCAGTTGGACCGAAGATTGGAAAGCTATATCCTACTTATGTTTCACTGTCGAACGAAGCTGCTAGGAATGGGG GTTATGAAGATTATGGTGGCGAACTCCGGAGTACATATGAGGACCCCAATTTTATTGAGGAGATCGACGCCCTTTGGAATACAGTCAAACCTATGTACCTTCAGATCCATGCATTTACGAGAAGGAGACTGGTGGAAAAATATGGAGCGGACAAGGTCAACTCAACAGGACCAATACCAGCTCATCTTCTTG GTAACATGTGGGCTCAAAAATGGGGTCAAATTTATGATCTGTTGACTCCCTACCCTGGTCATGGAGTCGTAGATGTCACAGAGGAAATGCAGAAACAGAAATGGACCGTTAACAAAATGTTCCATGCTGCAAACGA TTTTTTCAAATCTCTTGGATGGAGGTCGATGCCTGAAGCATTCTGGGAGAAATCTTTGTTAGAGAGACCACACGACAGACAAGTAGAATGCCACGGATCTGCTTTTGATTTTTACAAGAACAGAGAAGTCAG GATTAAGATGTGTACAGAGATTACGATGGAGGACCTTTACACTGCTCACCATGAGATGGGTCATTGTCAATATTTCCTACATTACCGTCATCAACACGCTGAGCTTAGAGGAGGCGCCAATCCGGGATTCCATGAAGCAGTAGGAGATACCATTGCCCTCTCAGTTGTTACCCCTGACTATCTACATCATCTAGGTCTTCTAGCAACTGATGAGGTTGATGAGG AATTGCAGATCAATTATCTGATGAGAGTTGCTCTTGATAAGATATCATTTTTACCTTTTGGTCTTTTGATCGACAAGTGGCGTTGGAAGGTGTTTAGTGGTGAGATCAAACCTGATAATTATAACACTGCATGGTGGCAAATGAG ACGATATTATCAGGGATTAGAGAGCCCTATAGAGCGCAAACAAACTGATTTTGATCCTGGAGCAAAATATCATATAGCATCAGGAACACCATACATTAG gTATTTCGTGAGTTTCATCGTTCAGTTTCAGTTTCATCAGAAGTTGTGTGAGATTTCAAATAGTACTAAACCTTTACATCTATGTAACAACTATAACTCCAAGGAGGCTGGTCAGAAATTCGG ATCAATGCTGAAGATGGGTATGAGTAAACCATGGCAGGATGCAATGGAAGAATTGACAGGCCAGAGACGAATGGATGCTAGCGCCATCATCGAATACTTCCAGCCACTTATCAAATGGCTTAcggatgaaaatgaaaagaataacgAAAAGATTGGATGGGATTA CCGAAAG GTAGAGATCACCACCAAGATGGAGCTCATCGTGAAGATGGTCTTCTTATCCACGATGACAATGGTTTTAATATCCATTACAGTAGGCTTGTCGACTACAGACCAATCGGAAAATAACCAAGAACACGGTAGTAACTATAATGAGACACAGTTTGAAATATTCTTGGAAGAGTTCAATCAGAGAGCGATGGACGTCTATTCGTATTCTATAGAAAAATCATGGATATATAACACCAACATCACGGAATATAACAGACACCAGATG ATTGAGGCGAGTGTTACTACAGGCAGTTTTTCGAACCATATGAGAGAGCGAGCGCTTGTCTTCAACGATACCAATTTCACTGACACAAATCAACGGCACTACAGGCGACTCGTCTACGTTGGAAATGCTGCTCTTAAAAACGTGTCTGAGATGGAAGAA GGTGCAAACTTAGTTGCTCGAATGAAAGGACGATATTCAACGGGTAAGGTGTGTAAGGAGGACGGAACGTGTTACAATCTTAATCCGG GACTTTCAAAGATCATGGCATCTTCAAGAAACTACAGTGAGTTGCTATGGGCTTGGGATTCATGGCGTGCTGCAGTCGGACCTGCGAACCGCCAGGATTTTGTGAGGTACGTCGTCCTGAAGAACAAAGTAGCCGTTGCAAATG GAGAGTCGAATGCTGCCACCTACTGGCAATCAGCTTACGGAAATGAAACCTTCCCTGTGATGGTGGAGGAACTTTACCAACAGATAAGGCCACTTTATGAACAACTCCATGCCTATGTAAGGAGAAAGTTGTATGGCGTCTACGGACCAAAATACATCAACCTTCGAGGACCTATCCCAGCACACATCGTAG GAAACATGTGGGCGCAGACGTGGGGTGGATTATACGATATATGTAAACCCTTCCCAAACAAGGCACGAGTCGATGTTACCAAGAGTATGGTGGAAAAG AATTACACCACCAGTAAGATGTTTGAAATGGCGAATGAGTTCTTCACTTCCCTTGGTTTGATCTCTGTACCTACATCATTCTGGAATGATTCCATGTTTGTACGTCCTACTCACGGAAGGAGTGTTAACTGTCACCCGTCTGCATGGGATTTCTACAACCAAGTCGATTTCAG AATCAAGATGTGCACAAGTATAACAGTGGAAGACCTGAATACGATACACCATGAACTAGGACACATCCAGTACTACTTGCAATATAAAGACCAGCATGTTCACTTTCGGGGAGGTGCCAATCCCGCTTTTCACGAGGCCGTCGGGGACGTCATGTCGCTTTCGGCCGCAACACCCGGGCATCTATATACCATAGGTCTATTGGACGAAATTGAATATGACGAAG AGGCTGATCTGAATCACTTGATGAAGGTTGCTCTAACTAAAATAGCTTTCTTACCTTTTGGATACCTGATGGATCAATGGAGATGGAGTGTCTTTGACGGGACCACACCTCCATCCAAATACAACCAAGAATGGTGGAAACTAAG gCTGAAGTATCAGGGAATTATTCCACCTAATGAGCGTAGTGAGGATGATTTTGACCCCGCTGCCAAGTACCACATATCGGCTGGAGTCCCTTATATCAG atatttcgtcagtttcTTTCTCCAGTTCCAATTTCATGATGCTTTGTGTAAAGCTGCTGGTCACGATGGTCCGTTACACCGATGTGACATCTATAGGTCAAGAGAAGCAGGGTCACTTCTGTC aaaTATGTTAAGTAAAGGTTCTAGCCATTCATGGAATGAGGCCCTGGAAGCAATGACGGGTAGTCCAGAGATGAACGCAACTGCATTGGTGTCTTACTTTCAACCTTTGATGGAATACTTgagaaaagagaatgaaaggaaCAACGAGACCTTAGGTTGGCCCGAGATATACA